GCCGTAGGTCAACCGCCTCAACCCGCCAGGATTCGTCGGTTCCCAGCAGTCGGGCGTAGTGGGTGGCAAGTGTTTCCATCCCCCCATTTTAAGCCTCGCCCGTCCGAACTCTGCCAGCTCGTGCCACGAAATTCCCCGAAGAACCTTAATATGTCGGAGCCAGGTGAAAAGCCTGATATTCCCGTGTGCTCGCGAGGTGCGTCGCCTTACCTTTTCCACGCGATCCACGGGGCAGGTTCTCTTCCGCACCTCACGTGCTCTCGGAAAACCGTCCCAACGCACATCCATAAACCATGAAAATCGCGATTCTCTATGACGTTTTGTATCCCTTCTCCATTGGGGGCGGTGAGAGAACCAACTGGGAGCTTGCCCGCCGCCTGGTGGCGCGGGGTCACGAGGTAACCCTTGTGTCTTCGCGGATGTGGGCGGGAAGGTCGGATATCGAGCGTGAGGGGGTTCGGTGCGTGGGTGTGTGTCGATGGCACGCGCGAGCCAACGGGCTCGGAAACCGGAGCATCGCGCAGCCGGTCCTCTTCGCATTCGGAACGTTTCTGTTTCTTCGGCGGGAGAACTTCGACGTCGTCGTATGCTGTGCGTTTCCATACCTCGCCGCGCTGGCAGCCAAAGCCGCTCTGGCGTTCACGCGCACGCCGCTCATGCTGATGTGGTTCGAAGCCAGGGGTCTTGCCGCATGGATGAGACAAGCAGGACCGGTTCTCGGCGCGTGCGCGGCTTTTTTCGAGAAGTGGGCAAGCTGCCTTTCGTCGTTGAATCAAGCCAATTCCTCGTTTACGGCCGGTCGCATGGTTCGGCTGCTCGGGATGCGGCCGGAATCGATCACGATCATCCATTGCGGCGTCGACAATGCATCACTGGCCGCGCTGACGGAAAATCGCAAGGAACCGGCGATTCTCACGGTCAGTCGCCTGGTGCCGCACAAGAGAATAGACACCCTCATCCGCGCATTCAGGAATCTGGCTGGCGAGTTTCCGGATCTCATGCTGTGGATAGTCGGTTCTGGCGTCGAGCGCGCTGCGCTGGAGAGCGAAGTGCGGGAGTCTCGCCTCGTGGAGCGGGTGGTGTTCATGGAGCATGTGCCGGAAGAATCGCTTCAACGACTGCTTGGGACAGCGCGGGTGTTCGTGCTGCCATCGGAACAGGAGGGGTTTGGCATGGTGCTCGTCGAAGCCATGGCCGCCGGCGTGCCTGTGATTGCCAGACGATCTCCGCTTTCCGCCGCGCAGGACATCATCGAAGACGGCCGCGATGGCCTGCTATTCGACAGCGATGAAGCACTGGTGTATCTGTTGCGCCGCGTGCTTACAAACGACGATCTGGCAGCAACGCTGATCGCAGCCGGCAAGGTCAAGGCTGCCGAGAATGACTGGGATGGTTCGATTGTCCCGGCTTTTGAAGCGTGGATGGCAAGCGCGACTCGCCGGCACGGATTCGGCCGGGTGTCGTGATGGTGGGACACGTTGTGATGGCGGGGCAGGCAGGCCGTGTCAGAATCGAAGAGTGGGGCGTCGCCGAATCTCAGAACACTGGTGCCAAAGTGTGGAGCCTGTGCCGGGGTCTGTCTGAAAGCCGGGCCGGATTGGCTGCGTCGCGGATGTGTGAGCGGACGGCCGAGCAAAGGTTTCTGACAGAGCCTAGGGCGCCGTGTCGTTCGTTCGATTATCCGGCTCACTACCTCGCGAACGCCTCATGTCCGCGACGACGTAGATCGGCCGCTGCTTGGCCTGGAAGTAGATGCGGCAGACGTATTCCCCCACCACAGACGTCGCTACCAGGTTCGCACCCCCGAGCATGAAAGCCAGTACGAGCAGCGATGTCCAACCACGGACGGTGACGTCCTTGAACAACATCTGCGTGATCAGTGTGTTGGCCAGGTAGACGCCCGCCACCAGGCAGACCACGATCCCGATCAGCAGCGCGATCCGGATCGGGAGCCGCGAATAGCCGAACAGGCCGTCAAGGGCGCCCTCGACGCGGCGCAGCACGCTGTACCGTGTCACGCCGGCATGGCGACCGGGCCGGTCGTAGGGGACGCCGATCTGCTTGAACCCCACCCAGCTCCGCATGCCCCTGATCAACCGGTCGCGCTCCGGCATCTGCGCGATCAGCTTGGCGACCCGCTTGCTCATCAGCCCGAAGTCGCCGGCGTCGAGCGGGATTGGCCGCTCTGCGATGGCATTGAAGGCACGGTAGAAGGCGGCGAAGCAGAACCGCAGCCAGAGCGGCTCCTTGCGGTTCCTGCGCACGCCGTAGACCACGTCGTGCCCGGTGCGGAAATGATCGAGGAACGTGGCGATCAGTTCCGGCGGATCCTGCAGGTCGGCGTCGAGGAAAATCAACGCGTCCCCCGACGCGTGGGCCATGCCGGCGGTGATCGCCGCCTGGTGGCCGAAGTTCCGCGACAACCGGACGACGAGCCACGAGAGCCGGTCGTCGGCCGGCAGGGCGGCGATCCGCTCGACCGTGTCGTCGGTGCTGCCGTCGTCCACGAACACCGCCTCGAAGCGGGCATCGGCGATGCCCGCGGTGACCTCCCGGAGCCGCGCCCAGAGCGCCGCAACGTTGTCGGACTCGTTGAGAACGGGAATGACGAGGGAGACGAGCATCGCGGATGGCATGGGTACGACGAAGGGACCCCACTCTCGGAGCTGGGCCGCCTTCCAAATCTACCATCCTCCGGTGGCGGCTACCTGGCGGCCGCGAGGGGCTTCAATAGGCCGGCAGTCCCTTGATGTTCAGAACCGGGACCGTGAAGCCAGCCGCGGCCAATTGCTGCTTGGCCCGCTCCGGCGGATAGGCCGTGGGCTCGATCACCACCAGGGCCGCGACGTTCTCCCCCTTCAGGTTCGCCAGGGCCGCGTCGACGAGTGCCGGGTCCATGCCCCCGTCCACCGGCAGCATCAGCGCCCGCCGCCGGGCGTAGTAGCAGACGAGGCTCGACCAGTCCTGGCCGACACAGACGATGACCGAGCCCTCGGGCGTCGCCGACCGAATGTATTCCGCCACGCGGAGCACCTGCGTGTCGCCGAGTGTTTGGCGCGGCAGATGCATGGCCCGATGGCCCGTCACGGCGGCGAACGCCGCGAGTCCCAGCAGGATCAGGCCCGCCCGGCGGGTGCGGGTCTCCTCCAGCAGGGCCACGAAGGCGAATCCCAGCGCCATGATCAGGAACACGCCGTTCGCGTTCATGTAGTAGTCGTGGACCATGTGCAGGTTCGTGAACACGGCCGGCGCGAGAAGGTAGCAACCCAGGCAGGCGAGGGTCTCCCGCCGCCGCCGGGGCACGATGAGCGTGATGACGAGCGCCGCACCGAGGAGCATCCAGGCGAGCGGCGGGTAGCCGATCAGTTCCACGAACCGGTCGGTGATGATCGTCCACACCCGGAGGGAGAATTTCTGCGGCCACGTGCCGAAGAGCCACGCATCGTGCCTGGCACCGCGGAGATAAAGGGCGGCGATCGGGTTCGCGGCCCGGACTCCATCCGCGAACGCCGACCAGACGACACCCGCGAGCAGCGGCAGCGCCGGGATTGCCAGCCACCACGCTGCCCGCCGCCATCGTTCGCGGGCCACTCCATCCGGTTTCACGTCTCGCCACGCCGCGGCCGCCGCCAGCAGGCCGCAGGCCGCGAACGGCACCACGAACGTGGTGATCTTCAGCAGCGCACAGAGGGTGCCACAGAAAATGGCGACACCCCAGGTGAGCCAGGAGCGGTTCCGCACGGCCTCTAGCGTCGCGGCCAGAAACGCCATGCCGAAGAACGTGGTCATGAGCTCGATCATGAACGTCCGCCCCCAGAAGATGTAGAAGGGGCTGATGACGAACAGTGTCGCCGGCACCCAGGCGAGCCCCGGGGAAACGCCGCAGGCCCGGGCGATCCGCCAGATGGGGATCGTGGTGAGCAGGAAAAACACGAGCGAGACGAACCGGCCGGTCTGGTCGAGCGGCGTGCCGAACAGACCCACGATCCGGGCGACGATCCATTGGTAGAGCGGGAACTCGAGCGGGATCGACCACGGCTTGCCGAGCACCGGCGTCTCGTAGGCCAACCGGAACGGCTGGCCGATCATGAACTGCGCCGTCATCGCGGTCTGCGACTGGCGAAACGAATGCCGGTCATTGAGCGTGTTGGCCCAGCCGATGCTCGCGGTCCAGACGGCGTACAGGAGACCGACCACGAACAGGCCGAAAAAGAGACGACTGAGAAGCTGGTCCGCGTCGAATGCGGAGCCGATGGCTCCGGACAGCGGTCCTGCTGTCTGCGGTCCCGGCGCACCGGGTGCCGCCGCCCGGCGCCTCCCGGTCCGGGCCTCCGCCCCGCGGTCGGCACGGTCGCCATCGGAAAGCATCTGATTCATCGCATTCCACTCGCTGCAGAGGCACGCCCCACTGATCCGCATTTCATGAGCGGCAGCCGGGAATTCATGAGCATACTACTGGGAGCACGTTCTTGTAGACATCTGTCGTCGATGCATCCGTGAGGGGCTGCTCATGCCCTGAGAGGCGGCGTTGCTGGCACGTGAAGGCAGGAAGCCGAAACGCAGCCAGCATCGAGTGAACGAAGGCCTGGAGGGCCGGAGTGAACGTCCGACGGTTCGGGGCGTGGGCAGCCCCGAACCGTCGGCTCGTTGTGTCAACTATTGGATGCTCTCGGTTGTAAGCCCGGCAGGCGCACTCTCAACGGTCCCTGGATTGGAGCCCGGATTTCCCCAGCCTCGGACCTGCGACGGCGACTTCGGGGGCAGCGATTCCGCTGGGCCGGGCGGCCGGGCCGGATGGCCTGGCCGCCCGACACCACCACGGGCAATCAGCGGACGAACGCGGCCATGCCGCTGAACGCCTTCAGCATGCCGACGAGCACGGCGGCCCGCGGCGACAGGATCGTCAGGCCGTACATCAGCCGGGCCTGCCGCGTGACCGGTGGCTTGCGCACCAGCGCCACCGCCGGGCTGATCCGCGGCGAGACCAGGCCGATGCCGGCGAGCCGGCCGGCCTGCGTCTTCAGGCCGCCGAGTTGGCCGATCTGGGCGAGCATGCTCAGCCGCGGGGCGATCAGGCCGAGCGGGCTGGCCGTCGGCAGGCCGGGCAGCGTGGGAACGAGCGGCTTGTTGAGCCGGGCCAACAGGCCGCCACCGGCGGACGAACCGCCCCACTGCGCCTGGCAGGGGGTGATGGAGGAGATGGCAAGCGCGAACGCGACAGCCATGACCGGAAGAGAACGAGTCATCGTCAGGGTCCTCTGGGGATGGGAAACACGCGGGCCGGAGTCGTTCCGGCCTTGTCCCGACGCTAGTTGGGCAAGCCGGGGTCGCAATGCGTGTTCACGCTCCCTGGCAACGCATGCCGATGCCGGGCTACCGAACGTGACGGCTGGCGCGGTCGTAGGGCGGCTGGCGGCGGAGCCGCCCCTCCGCGGTCACACCACGAGCTTTCGAACGAGCCTTAGCAGACTGTGGAACAAGTCTGCCGCCGCACGATGGAGCGACCGTCGACCCAGGAAACCCTCGGCGTTTCCTGCGGTCGACCAAGTGGAAAAAGGCCATGGATGGCTTTTTCCACGGACGTTTAGGGCCGGTCATCGCCGG
The Planctomycetia bacterium DNA segment above includes these coding regions:
- a CDS encoding hexosyltransferase → MKIAILYDVLYPFSIGGGERTNWELARRLVARGHEVTLVSSRMWAGRSDIEREGVRCVGVCRWHARANGLGNRSIAQPVLFAFGTFLFLRRENFDVVVCCAFPYLAALAAKAALAFTRTPLMLMWFEARGLAAWMRQAGPVLGACAAFFEKWASCLSSLNQANSSFTAGRMVRLLGMRPESITIIHCGVDNASLAALTENRKEPAILTVSRLVPHKRIDTLIRAFRNLAGEFPDLMLWIVGSGVERAALESEVRESRLVERVVFMEHVPEESLQRLLGTARVFVLPSEQEGFGMVLVEAMAAGVPVIARRSPLSAAQDIIEDGRDGLLFDSDEALVYLLRRVLTNDDLAATLIAAGKVKAAENDWDGSIVPAFEAWMASATRRHGFGRVS
- a CDS encoding bactoprenol glucosyl transferase, which produces MLVSLVIPVLNESDNVAALWARLREVTAGIADARFEAVFVDDGSTDDTVERIAALPADDRLSWLVVRLSRNFGHQAAITAGMAHASGDALIFLDADLQDPPELIATFLDHFRTGHDVVYGVRRNRKEPLWLRFCFAAFYRAFNAIAERPIPLDAGDFGLMSKRVAKLIAQMPERDRLIRGMRSWVGFKQIGVPYDRPGRHAGVTRYSVLRRVEGALDGLFGYSRLPIRIALLIGIVVCLVAGVYLANTLITQMLFKDVTVRGWTSLLVLAFMLGGANLVATSVVGEYVCRIYFQAKQRPIYVVADMRRSRGSEPDNRTNDTAP